Genomic segment of Panicum virgatum strain AP13 chromosome 9N, P.virgatum_v5, whole genome shotgun sequence:
tattttgtcttagaaatttgaaaaagacccaattcacccccctcttggtccatcgatccttacacagtCGATTCGAACCCTTGGACGGAAGAAATGGTGGCCGGGCGATGGAGTTCTACGGTGAGGTCAAATTTGGGCGAAACTCGAACCGGCGGCCGGGGAATCCAGGATTCCCGGCGAGGTAGGGGTCGTGGCTATGGTTTGAGAGGTTGAGGAGGAAGCTAGGATGGTGGTTAAGCTTTGGGTGCGAGGGATTTGAAATCTATGGAGGGGAACTCGCGGATTCGGCCGGCGAACGGAAGGAGCTCAAGCTCCGTCCATGGCGTCGGAAGAGAGGGGGAGAGCGAACCGAGAAAGAAAATGGGCGCGGGGTGGGTGGAAGGGATGTGCTCGCATTCAATTCGGCGTACGGGGCTCGATAGCCGGCACGTAGCGGCGACCGATGATCCTCGGTCACGGAGCAGGTGAAACAGGGCCGTCGTGGACCTTCCGCTGCCCAAAGCGAACTATCCGTGAGGCAGGGTGTTACAAAGTAACTCCTCGGGGACGTGAACCACAGCGGCCAGAACTCCGCCTTCctcccgctccgccgcaccTCGCGCAGCACCTCCGCCCGGTCCACGTAGCCCGTCACCGTCACCTTCTCGATCGGCACGCTCACCTCCACGCTGTCCACTCCTGGCCGGCAGCCACATCACAGGACCATCAGCATCAGGTGATCCACAGATCTAGCGAGCGGCTCGGAGTCGCTCCCGGCCACACGAAGTGAGACCAGAGCCATACCTCGGAGGTTTCGGAGAGCTTGTCTTACCAGACGCTCGCAGCCGTCGCAGCACATCCGGACCTTGAGCTCCACCGTCTGGATTTCAGGATCGAGCTTCACATGAGCTGCAGAAGAAATAATGGTGGTGGAGATGATCTGGAGTGAGCTAGCGCGCACCTGCAGGGACACGCGCCTGCCCCGGCcgctggcggcgcggtggcagcACGCTGCGTTGCGGCCGGCCGGGTgggcgtggccgccgccgtaggggtgcgcgccgccggcgccgcggaggTCGCCGGGAGCGtagaagcagcagcagaagaaggacAGCACCAGGTCGGAGACCACGTCCGCCATGCGTGGCTCTCGCGCTTGGTACGAAATAGTGGAACCAACGTGTGGTCTGGTTTTATATACACGCTGCTTGGTCGAAGCAAAGAATATATATTATTACTTCCTATGTTTCAAATTATTACTCATTTTGATTTGCTAAATTCATAGTCGGATAGTCTTTGCTACACATATCTAGATATAGCAAAAACTATGAATTAatttagaaaagccaaaatAACTAATGATCTGCGCAGCTCTTCCTTTTCTGCGTATCCATGTCAGTGCTTGGCTTCCAGTGTCGGCGTCACGTGCAAGAATATGGAGAAAATGTTATATAGTTGCCGAAGAGAATTTTGTGAATGTTTTGGCCATCTCTTTAGGCTCAACATggttaagaagaatcccaagaaaaaaaacaaggttAAGAAGGTTCACGAGATTGGTATTTTGTTAAAGAAAGGTTTGTGCTTTTTGCAAACTGTGGTGTTAAATACTTCTTCCGACTTCATTATTACTGCTCGCGTGTTTGAACTTTGAACTAACTACCAGCAGATTTCGTATCTTTACATTTTTCCGTTTTTCGTAACATTTGCTTGAACGAAAAAACTTCAAAGTCAGCAGCACAGTTAAGGAAGGTGCCCACTCTGTTTCAAAAGAGCCACGGTGAACTTCGAGGCGCTATCC
This window contains:
- the LOC120689139 gene encoding heavy metal-associated isoprenylated plant protein 30-like is translated as MADVVSDLVLSFFCCCFYAPGDLRGAGGAHPYGGGHAHPAGRNAACCHRAASGRGRRVSLQTVELKVRMCCDGCERLVRQALRNLRGVDSVEVSVPIEKVTVTGYVDRAEVLREVRRSGRKAEFWPLWFTSPRSYFKDGGSYHRDSYNYRRHGYSDDGDRHGRMREPARGAGPAGNMFNDDDVNAACRIM